A window from Chitinophaga filiformis encodes these proteins:
- a CDS encoding SDR family NAD(P)-dependent oxidoreductase, which yields MSKTIFITGASRGFGRIWAEAFLNRGDKVVATARDIRHLDSLVKDYGENIFPLKLDVNDRDAVFAAVKAGKEHFGAIDVLINNAGYGLFGAIEETTEQEAREQMETNFFGLLWVTQAVLPIMREQKNGHIIQLSSVLGVVTVPTLGLYNASKFAVEGLTESLAPEVAQFGIKVSLVEPNAFSTEWGGASAIHTTANPVYDQVKAGLQAGFTPDFFGKPAATAEAILKLVDSENPPLRLFLGSKAYPWVKQVYQTRYAEWDAWSDVSSEAHGH from the coding sequence ATGTCAAAAACAATTTTTATTACAGGCGCTTCCCGCGGATTTGGCAGAATCTGGGCAGAAGCATTTTTAAACCGCGGAGATAAAGTAGTTGCTACAGCCCGCGATATAAGACACCTTGACAGCTTGGTAAAGGATTATGGAGAAAACATTTTCCCCCTGAAACTCGATGTCAACGACCGCGATGCAGTTTTTGCCGCAGTGAAAGCAGGGAAAGAGCATTTTGGCGCCATCGATGTGCTGATAAATAATGCTGGCTACGGTTTGTTCGGTGCTATCGAGGAAACTACAGAGCAGGAAGCACGTGAACAGATGGAAACAAATTTCTTTGGCCTGCTTTGGGTAACGCAGGCAGTGTTGCCCATCATGCGCGAACAGAAGAACGGCCATATTATTCAGTTGTCAAGTGTATTGGGAGTGGTAACAGTACCAACGCTTGGATTGTACAATGCCTCTAAGTTTGCGGTCGAAGGTTTAACTGAATCCCTGGCGCCTGAGGTGGCGCAATTCGGTATAAAAGTCTCTCTGGTAGAGCCGAATGCCTTTTCAACTGAATGGGGCGGCGCCTCAGCTATTCATACAACGGCAAATCCTGTCTATGATCAGGTAAAAGCAGGTCTGCAGGCTGGATTTACGCCAGATTTCTTTGGTAAACCAGCAGCGACCGCGGAAGCGATATTGAAATTGGTTGATAGTGAAAATCCACCGTTGAGGCTATTTCTCGGCAGTAAGGCTTATCCCTGGGTAAAACAGGTTTACCAGACCCGCTATGCGGAATGGGATGCCTGGAGTGATGTCTCAAGCGAAGCCCATGGACACTAA
- a CDS encoding helix-turn-helix domain-containing protein, with the protein MKEEPRSGLLTKNKLGEIQPPDRGEQHYLEVVKAFARLTYESVYLIDYTNLSFEYVSDNPLFLCGYTAEEVLQLGYEFYFRHVPEKDLELLNLINEAGFDFYAGVPVDERKLYSITYDFHLIHKDGKHILINHKLTPLFLTQDGRLWKSMCIVSLSHHQSPGNVRIYKQGSAEMWELVAGKKIWRKSEKPTLSERETEVLRLHAQGLSINQIAEKIFVAPDTVKYYRRRIFERLEVNNIVEALSYAVNSKLL; encoded by the coding sequence ATGAAAGAGGAACCCAGGTCTGGTCTATTAACCAAAAATAAATTAGGAGAAATTCAGCCCCCGGACAGAGGAGAACAGCATTACCTGGAGGTGGTCAAAGCATTTGCACGTCTGACCTACGAAAGTGTGTATCTGATCGATTATACTAACCTCTCATTTGAATACGTATCGGACAACCCCCTGTTCCTTTGCGGCTATACGGCGGAAGAGGTACTCCAACTGGGCTATGAGTTTTATTTCCGCCATGTTCCGGAAAAAGACCTGGAATTACTGAACCTCATCAATGAGGCAGGATTCGATTTTTATGCCGGGGTCCCTGTGGATGAGCGAAAACTTTACAGCATTACTTATGATTTCCACCTGATCCATAAAGACGGCAAGCACATCCTGATCAATCATAAACTGACCCCGCTTTTCCTCACCCAGGATGGAAGGTTGTGGAAGTCTATGTGTATTGTGTCGCTCTCCCATCATCAATCGCCGGGAAATGTTCGTATCTATAAACAAGGGTCTGCCGAGATGTGGGAACTGGTGGCAGGAAAGAAGATATGGCGTAAATCAGAAAAACCTACGCTAAGCGAGCGGGAAACAGAAGTTTTACGACTACACGCCCAGGGACTCTCCATTAATCAGATCGCAGAAAAGATCTTTGTGGCCCCTGACACCGTTAAATATTACCGGAGGAGAATATTCGAGCGCCTTGAGGTAAATAACATAGTCGAAGCCCTGTCATATGCAGTGAATAGCAAGCTCCTGTAA
- a CDS encoding alpha/beta hydrolase gives MRKMYMGLTVLFFSYQHMMAQQSMPLYPANQIPFAKENTEQPKITVYVPQKKKSDVAVIVCSGGAYGGRANDVEGIPACRKLNEAGITAFLLDYRVPDASRMTEKEIVPLTDVQATIMYVRSHAKQYGIKPDKVGIMGFSAGGHLVTTVETHFNQTRLDNPGHISLRPDFVVAVYPVVSFADSLTHIGSRRNLIGPDITPEKIREYSNELQVTEETPPTFLVSAIDDDVVKVENSLYLEAALRQHHVPVKMFLYAKGGHGFGVNNRTASAQWTEPCIRWILSGKWKADF, from the coding sequence ATGAGAAAGATGTATATGGGTTTAACGGTGTTGTTTTTTTCATACCAGCACATGATGGCGCAGCAAAGCATGCCATTGTACCCGGCAAACCAGATCCCGTTTGCTAAGGAAAATACCGAGCAGCCTAAAATCACCGTTTATGTGCCTCAAAAGAAGAAATCTGACGTTGCTGTCATTGTCTGTTCCGGTGGTGCTTATGGAGGAAGAGCCAACGATGTTGAGGGTATACCTGCATGCAGGAAACTTAATGAAGCCGGTATTACCGCTTTCCTGTTAGATTACCGTGTTCCTGATGCTTCCAGGATGACTGAGAAGGAAATTGTCCCACTCACAGATGTACAGGCCACAATAATGTATGTTAGATCGCATGCAAAACAGTATGGCATAAAACCTGACAAGGTAGGCATCATGGGCTTTTCCGCAGGAGGGCACCTGGTCACTACCGTAGAAACCCATTTTAATCAGACAAGACTGGATAATCCCGGGCACATCAGCCTGCGTCCGGATTTTGTTGTGGCGGTCTATCCGGTTGTAAGTTTTGCTGACAGCCTTACACATATTGGTTCCAGGCGCAACTTAATTGGTCCCGATATAACACCAGAGAAGATCAGGGAGTATTCCAATGAATTGCAGGTGACGGAAGAAACGCCTCCCACATTTTTAGTGTCGGCAATAGATGACGATGTGGTAAAGGTCGAAAACAGCTTATACCTGGAAGCTGCGTTAAGACAACATCATGTTCCCGTAAAAATGTTTTTATATGCAAAAGGCGGACATGGTTTTGGCGTAAATAATAGGACAGCATCTGCACAGTGGACGGAGCCTTGTATCAGGTGGATATTGAGTGGTAAATGGAAAGCAGATTTTTAA
- a CDS encoding DUF3667 domain-containing protein, giving the protein MNCRNCNQSISANYCGHCGTPVILKRVDAHYIVHEIQHVLHFEKGILYTIQSMLLRPGKNIRTFIIDDRSRLIKPVIYIIITSLIYSVISHFFHLYRYQEGVHSQPHSATSNIMSWIENHYGYANIIMGGFIGLWLKLIYRKSSYNFFEILIMLCFVMGTGMLLLGIFALVEGTTGLHLANIAGAVTLIYCSWAIGQFFSSGKIASYLFAAIAYLLGMISFFMTAFLLGFLIDSLTKLK; this is encoded by the coding sequence ATGAACTGTAGAAATTGTAACCAAAGTATATCAGCCAATTATTGCGGCCATTGTGGTACGCCTGTCATTTTGAAAAGAGTGGACGCTCATTATATTGTCCACGAAATACAACATGTCCTGCATTTTGAGAAGGGTATACTGTATACTATCCAATCAATGTTGCTCCGGCCGGGGAAGAATATAAGGACTTTTATAATCGATGACAGGAGCAGACTGATTAAACCGGTGATCTATATCATCATCACGTCTCTGATCTATTCGGTCATCAGTCATTTTTTTCACCTTTACAGGTATCAGGAGGGCGTCCATAGCCAGCCCCATTCAGCTACCAGCAACATCATGTCATGGATTGAGAACCATTATGGTTATGCAAACATTATCATGGGGGGCTTCATCGGGTTATGGCTGAAACTGATATATAGGAAAAGCAGTTACAATTTCTTCGAAATACTGATCATGCTATGTTTCGTGATGGGGACAGGCATGTTGTTGTTAGGCATATTTGCGCTGGTTGAAGGAACTACAGGCCTGCACCTTGCAAATATCGCAGGAGCGGTAACGCTTATTTATTGCTCATGGGCTATCGGTCAGTTTTTTAGCAGCGGGAAGATTGCCAGCTACCTGTTTGCCGCCATTGCTTATTTGCTAGGAATGATATCATTTTTCATGACTGCTTTCCTGCTGGGCTTTTTAATAGATTCATTGACAAAGCTTAAATAG
- a CDS encoding MFS transporter, with protein MQNIQTNKLFWASCLALLVTSLSFGIRAGIMNQLGVDFQLNATQLASITATAFWGFPLAMVIGGFIVDIIGMKRLLVIAFLFHLAGIALTIFAQGYWTLFFSTLLIGIANGTVEAACNPLVAALYPKEKTTRLNYFHLWFPGGIVIGTLVVTLFVKLNLGWQLQVATMLVPTLIYGFLFSRLHFPPTERVASGYSSSDMYMAVLTPLFIFMLICMFMTAITELFTGQWIGLLLKNVTDNALLLLTLTTGIMVVGRAFAKPIVKKLAPQGVLLFSAIFAAIGLYMLSTFTGSSVFFAALIFGIGVCYFWPTMIGFVAENIPQSGALGLNLMGGAGMFAVSIYTMFMGGFYDGLIVKYLPAGASLGTYVAAAEGTPEAAALNQAKNLAGPEVLRVTLVLPIILIVAFTGLVVYMRSRKSKELAAA; from the coding sequence ATGCAAAACATTCAAACGAATAAGTTATTCTGGGCAAGCTGCCTGGCATTGTTAGTAACATCTCTTTCCTTTGGTATCCGCGCAGGGATTATGAACCAGTTAGGGGTAGACTTCCAGCTGAACGCAACCCAGCTGGCCAGCATTACCGCTACCGCCTTCTGGGGTTTTCCACTGGCCATGGTCATTGGTGGTTTTATAGTTGACATTATCGGTATGAAACGCCTGCTTGTCATTGCTTTTCTTTTCCACCTGGCCGGCATTGCCCTTACCATTTTTGCACAGGGTTACTGGACGCTGTTTTTCTCTACCCTGCTGATCGGTATTGCCAATGGTACCGTGGAGGCGGCCTGTAATCCGTTGGTAGCCGCGCTTTATCCCAAGGAAAAGACAACGAGGCTAAACTATTTTCACCTTTGGTTTCCCGGAGGTATCGTGATCGGCACCCTGGTGGTGACCTTGTTTGTCAAGCTAAACCTGGGCTGGCAACTGCAGGTGGCTACTATGCTGGTTCCTACCCTGATCTATGGTTTCCTGTTTTCACGGCTTCATTTTCCGCCTACTGAAAGGGTTGCATCCGGTTATTCCAGCAGTGACATGTACATGGCGGTACTCACGCCACTGTTCATCTTCATGCTCATTTGTATGTTTATGACGGCCATTACTGAACTTTTCACCGGTCAATGGATAGGCCTACTGCTGAAAAATGTAACCGACAATGCGTTGCTGCTACTGACACTGACAACTGGTATCATGGTTGTTGGCCGTGCCTTCGCCAAGCCGATCGTCAAAAAGCTGGCACCGCAGGGTGTTCTCCTGTTTTCGGCCATTTTCGCCGCTATAGGGCTTTATATGCTTAGCACCTTTACAGGAAGTTCTGTATTCTTCGCTGCCCTGATATTCGGTATCGGCGTATGTTACTTCTGGCCAACCATGATCGGTTTTGTTGCCGAGAATATCCCGCAATCCGGAGCGTTGGGCCTTAACCTGATGGGGGGCGCAGGGATGTTCGCCGTATCTATATACACTATGTTTATGGGAGGGTTTTATGATGGTCTGATCGTTAAGTACCTCCCTGCAGGCGCAAGTCTCGGTACTTATGTAGCTGCGGCAGAAGGAACGCCTGAAGCTGCCGCACTGAACCAGGCAAAGAACCTTGCAGGTCCTGAAGTATTACGGGTTACTTTAGTGCTGCCAATTATACTGATCGTCGCATTTACAGGGCTGGTAGTTTACATGAGATCCAGGAAATCCAAGGAACTCGCCGCTGCATAG
- a CDS encoding SDR family oxidoreductase, translating to MQNNQNEHKDLTGKTALVTGGTKGIGKAIADRLLQAGARVIVTARNAPEESNFDHHFIAADLTQAGQVTRLAEDINEKFGGIDILIDNIGGLTTPGGGFSALTDQHWESELQLNLLSAIRLDRALLPKMLERKSGVIIHMSSIAGLLPLWEHNMAYAVAKAALNSYSKALANELAGKGVRVLTVSPGATRTPPMENFIQQVASSAGLTYEEGLRHLMREIGGIPMGRMAEPDEVASLVYFLVSPAAAYLTGANYLIDGGALPVA from the coding sequence ATGCAGAATAATCAGAATGAGCACAAGGACCTCACAGGCAAAACGGCTTTAGTAACGGGAGGCACAAAAGGAATAGGAAAGGCAATTGCAGACAGGTTACTGCAGGCAGGGGCTCGGGTAATCGTAACCGCGAGGAACGCGCCCGAAGAAAGCAATTTTGATCATCATTTCATTGCGGCGGATTTGACGCAGGCTGGCCAGGTAACGAGGCTGGCAGAGGACATTAATGAAAAGTTTGGCGGAATTGACATATTGATTGATAACATCGGCGGACTTACCACTCCGGGTGGTGGGTTCAGTGCTTTGACTGATCAGCACTGGGAAAGTGAGCTGCAATTGAATTTGCTGTCAGCCATCCGGCTGGACAGGGCCTTGTTGCCTAAAATGCTCGAGCGCAAAAGCGGGGTTATCATTCATATGTCTTCTATTGCCGGTTTGCTGCCACTGTGGGAGCATAATATGGCCTATGCAGTTGCGAAGGCAGCCCTGAACAGCTATAGTAAAGCATTGGCGAATGAACTTGCGGGGAAGGGCGTAAGGGTGTTGACAGTATCTCCCGGGGCGACTAGAACGCCGCCGATGGAAAACTTCATACAGCAGGTTGCCAGCTCGGCAGGGCTGACGTATGAAGAAGGCCTCAGGCATCTGATGCGGGAAATTGGCGGTATCCCCATGGGAAGAATGGCCGAGCCGGATGAAGTGGCATCATTGGTATATTTCCTTGTATCACCTGCAGCCGCTTATCTTACCGGCGCAAATTATCTCATCGACGGAGGCGCTTTGCCCGTTGCGTAA
- a CDS encoding alpha/beta fold hydrolase: protein MDSFVKKSVIVLVFLLTGNNILPAQVKKMEQHKAISASPETVNAIAYKTLVIGNYNIFYREGGAKNKTTILFLHGFPSSSRMWQPLLEDLSNDYHVIAPDYIGFGHSSQPAADSFNYTFDNLAAYIDQFIEKLSLEKFILVQQDYGGPIGMRVAEKNPGKIQAIIIQNAVSHMEGLSPLWDARKAFWANKEQNYAIVKKNFISFEATKQRHIGSTPTPEKIDPDTYTDEFLFLNKPGMADIQLNLFYDYQNNVRSYPKWQKWMREHQPKMQVIWGKYDPSFTVAGAWKYKDDVPEAEVHIVEGGHFALDEAKPVIVTLMRDFLKRVSK from the coding sequence ATGGATTCATTTGTTAAAAAATCAGTCATTGTTTTGGTATTTTTGTTGACCGGCAACAATATACTTCCTGCCCAGGTAAAAAAAATGGAACAACACAAAGCAATCAGCGCTTCCCCGGAAACTGTCAATGCAATTGCCTACAAGACACTTGTCATTGGTAACTATAATATTTTTTACAGGGAAGGCGGGGCTAAGAACAAAACAACAATTCTCTTTCTACATGGCTTTCCCTCCTCTTCGCGCATGTGGCAACCACTCCTGGAAGATCTGTCAAACGATTATCATGTGATTGCACCTGACTATATTGGATTTGGACATAGTAGTCAGCCTGCGGCTGATAGCTTTAATTATACCTTTGACAATCTGGCGGCCTATATCGATCAGTTCATTGAAAAACTGTCGCTGGAAAAGTTCATATTGGTACAACAGGATTATGGTGGCCCCATTGGCATGCGCGTAGCGGAGAAAAACCCAGGGAAGATACAGGCCATCATCATCCAGAATGCGGTCAGTCATATGGAAGGGCTTTCTCCCTTATGGGATGCCAGGAAGGCATTCTGGGCCAACAAAGAACAAAATTACGCTATTGTAAAGAAGAACTTCATCAGCTTTGAAGCTACAAAGCAAAGGCACATCGGCAGTACGCCTACCCCCGAAAAGATCGATCCCGATACCTATACAGATGAATTCCTTTTCCTGAACAAGCCGGGCATGGCTGACATCCAGCTAAACTTATTTTATGATTATCAGAACAACGTCAGGTCATATCCTAAATGGCAAAAATGGATGAGAGAGCATCAGCCCAAAATGCAGGTGATATGGGGGAAATACGACCCTTCTTTTACAGTGGCGGGCGCATGGAAATACAAAGACGATGTACCGGAAGCAGAAGTGCATATAGTCGAGGGAGGGCACTTTGCCTTAGATGAAGCAAAACCGGTTATTGTAACCTTGATGCGCGATTTCCTGAAAAGAGTATCAAAGTAA
- a CDS encoding oxidoreductase, with translation MKTQKVWFITGASKGFGLEIAKAALTAGDKVVATVRSNPEQLRALLGNEHDALVVTLDVTREDQVKQGVQDAISKFGRVDVLVNNAGYGLLGATEEVSDQEVRKQYDTNVFGLLNVTRAILPHMRSQKNGHIINISSLLGYTASVPGFGLYGSTKFAVEGITEGLALEVKPLGIHVTTAAPGYFRTKFASTESYQAAGNIIDAYKDTVGHVREFISQIDGNQPGDPIRLAQVILKLAASENPPIHLPLGSDAVAAFRTKAVQAGKEVDEWESISSSTDYPKD, from the coding sequence ATGAAAACGCAAAAAGTATGGTTCATAACAGGTGCATCAAAAGGTTTTGGTTTGGAGATCGCCAAAGCAGCACTTACAGCGGGAGATAAGGTAGTTGCGACAGTTAGAAGTAATCCTGAGCAGCTAAGGGCCTTACTCGGAAATGAACACGACGCGCTGGTAGTCACACTCGACGTAACAAGGGAAGATCAGGTAAAGCAAGGCGTACAGGATGCGATAAGCAAATTTGGCCGGGTGGATGTGCTGGTCAATAATGCCGGTTATGGATTGCTTGGCGCTACCGAGGAAGTATCTGACCAGGAGGTAAGGAAACAATATGATACTAATGTTTTTGGATTGCTGAACGTTACCAGGGCAATTCTACCCCATATGCGCAGTCAAAAAAACGGACATATCATTAACATATCTTCCTTACTTGGCTATACTGCCTCCGTACCCGGCTTTGGTCTATATGGTTCAACCAAATTTGCGGTGGAAGGTATTACCGAAGGCCTGGCGCTGGAAGTGAAACCACTGGGTATACATGTTACAACCGCCGCCCCTGGCTATTTCAGGACAAAATTTGCATCCACAGAATCTTACCAGGCCGCAGGCAATATAATTGACGCGTACAAAGATACCGTAGGGCACGTAAGGGAATTCATCAGCCAGATAGATGGCAACCAACCGGGCGACCCTATAAGACTGGCACAGGTAATTCTTAAACTGGCAGCGAGTGAAAATCCGCCGATACATTTGCCGCTGGGGTCAGATGCAGTAGCTGCTTTCCGTACCAAGGCGGTGCAGGCAGGCAAAGAAGTGGATGAATGGGAAAGTATTTCCAGCAGTACAGATTATCCAAAAGATTGA
- a CDS encoding dihydrofolate reductase family protein: protein MEIIIYLAASANGLISNDRNVPDWLSPEYGQGFMAIAQQTQAVIMGKTTYNILSPNYLPLKDTGSLVVLTHDTKATPSQSNVLFTSDSPEKIIADLVAKGHTKAVIIGGTQTVSAFIRKGLVNEIILVVEPVLFGKGLPLVNDVEAEYQLALLDVKRLNDNTVQLHYVVKGQH, encoded by the coding sequence ATGGAAATCATTATTTATCTCGCCGCTTCTGCCAATGGATTGATCAGTAACGACAGGAACGTACCTGATTGGTTGTCGCCGGAATACGGACAAGGATTTATGGCAATCGCGCAGCAAACACAAGCCGTGATCATGGGGAAAACAACATACAATATCCTGTCGCCCAACTACCTGCCGCTAAAAGATACTGGTTCCCTCGTGGTACTGACACATGACACAAAGGCCACACCTTCCCAATCCAATGTATTGTTCACCAGCGATAGCCCGGAAAAGATCATCGCAGATCTCGTTGCCAAAGGACACACCAAAGCGGTGATCATTGGCGGTACGCAAACCGTAAGTGCATTTATCAGAAAGGGATTGGTAAATGAAATCATCCTCGTAGTAGAACCAGTGCTGTTCGGCAAAGGATTACCGCTGGTGAACGATGTAGAGGCTGAATATCAGCTGGCATTGCTTGATGTGAAAAGACTAAATGACAACACCGTTCAATTGCATTATGTGGTAAAAGGTCAGCATTAA
- a CDS encoding SDR family oxidoreductase, with amino-acid sequence MRFALVTGANKSIGLEVAQQLAQEGMYVYLGSRNLENGVEALGKLKAKGLNNVEVIQLDITDDESVLKARKEIGKKTKVLDILINNAGIYGGYPQTALDSTIDQFKAAYDANVYGAVRVTQAFIDLLKKSSAPRIVNVSSSQGSITLHSDPTYKYYDYKGAVYLSSKSALNMYTVVLAYEFKNTPFKINAVCPGFTKTDFNGHRGHGTVTEAGKRIVKYALIGNDGPTGKFFSEENNPETGEIPW; translated from the coding sequence ATGAGATTTGCATTAGTAACAGGGGCCAACAAAAGTATTGGCCTTGAAGTTGCACAACAACTTGCCCAGGAAGGCATGTATGTTTACCTCGGCAGTCGTAATTTAGAAAACGGTGTTGAAGCCCTTGGTAAATTAAAAGCAAAGGGCTTAAACAATGTAGAAGTTATTCAGCTCGACATTACGGACGACGAATCTGTACTTAAAGCCCGTAAGGAGATAGGTAAAAAAACCAAGGTACTGGATATACTTATTAATAATGCGGGTATCTATGGTGGTTACCCACAAACGGCGCTTGATTCAACAATTGACCAGTTTAAGGCAGCTTATGACGCAAATGTTTACGGCGCCGTGCGGGTTACACAGGCATTTATTGATTTATTAAAAAAGTCCTCAGCACCCCGCATTGTAAATGTAAGTTCAAGTCAGGGCTCCATTACCCTTCACAGCGATCCAACATATAAATACTACGACTACAAAGGTGCTGTATATCTTTCTTCCAAATCAGCCCTGAATATGTACACTGTGGTGTTAGCATACGAGTTTAAAAACACTCCCTTCAAAATAAATGCTGTTTGTCCAGGATTTACAAAAACAGATTTCAACGGACATCGTGGCCATGGAACAGTTACAGAAGCCGGAAAACGGATCGTAAAATATGCGCTCATTGGCAATGATGGCCCAACAGGGAAATTTTTTAGTGAGGAAAACAATCCTGAAACTGGAGAAATACCGTGGTAA
- a CDS encoding helix-turn-helix domain-containing protein — MIQLQTIEDFYKERLESIPDNFKAEIGHFNAFRFESVKGCGLRPIPYNIRAYFKICLIEGKNQVHYGEKQFNIEKQALLFSNPQVPYNWKHITEDQRGYFCIFTTSFFNHFGNPQDYSVFRPDGIPIIELSDAQAQKAAQLFEEMYTDWTSDYVYKYDRMRTLVYELMHLAVKAQPIEMAERRYPGAAQKIARQFVELLEQQFPINDSDAPLRLRSSSDFANCLSIHVNHLNKVSQEVFHKPTSVIIQERILLEAKILLKHTDKAVFEIAYALGFKEKTHFNNFFKKNTQLSPTQFRGI, encoded by the coding sequence ATGATCCAATTGCAAACTATAGAAGATTTCTATAAAGAACGGTTAGAATCCATTCCTGACAATTTCAAAGCGGAAATAGGTCATTTCAATGCCTTCAGATTTGAGTCCGTGAAAGGGTGTGGTTTAAGACCTATTCCATACAACATAAGAGCGTATTTCAAGATCTGTTTGATAGAAGGGAAAAATCAGGTTCACTACGGAGAGAAGCAGTTTAACATCGAAAAACAGGCGCTACTGTTTTCCAATCCCCAGGTGCCATACAACTGGAAGCATATAACAGAGGATCAACGGGGCTATTTCTGCATTTTTACGACAAGTTTTTTTAATCATTTCGGCAACCCACAGGATTATTCGGTATTCAGGCCTGATGGAATACCTATCATAGAGCTTAGTGACGCGCAGGCACAGAAAGCAGCGCAACTTTTTGAGGAAATGTATACTGACTGGACATCCGACTATGTATATAAATATGACAGGATGCGAACTTTGGTCTATGAGCTGATGCATCTCGCCGTTAAAGCGCAACCAATTGAAATGGCTGAGCGCAGGTATCCCGGCGCTGCTCAAAAAATTGCCAGGCAGTTTGTTGAACTTCTGGAACAGCAGTTTCCAATAAATGACAGTGATGCTCCGCTACGCTTACGTTCGTCCTCCGATTTTGCCAATTGCCTGTCGATTCACGTAAACCACCTGAACAAGGTATCCCAGGAAGTGTTCCACAAGCCTACCTCGGTGATCATACAGGAGCGGATTTTGTTGGAGGCTAAAATATTGTTGAAGCATACGGATAAAGCTGTTTTTGAAATTGCGTATGCTTTGGGATTCAAGGAAAAAACACACTTCAATAACTTCTTCAAGAAAAATACACAGCTGAGCCCTACCCAATTCAGGGGTATTTGA
- a CDS encoding helix-turn-helix domain-containing protein produces the protein MNMQKPKGKYEDLQHNEPGIKVRSNDNPYLSADSQKNLLQPRRLSSYFIVLIESGTITYNLESQDYTLTDGHLLFAMPNQIFTPPAKTDNLKYFKLLFDENTLALLPQQYPFLVNPFNAPTIALGSAAKERVIKVFGILNQILYLDKQETDTEIMLAYLSSLLSELNSAYFKNKQPVNILNPNLSKFVEFKLVVETSLTEQPSINAIAEKLALSTNSLYRIVKEYAGTSPKDYFINRLMAEAQRKLRYSNISIKELAYELGFNDPDYFSRLFKKSTGKSASEFLPKQDLSGE, from the coding sequence ATGAATATGCAAAAACCAAAAGGGAAATATGAGGACCTACAGCATAATGAACCAGGAATAAAGGTTCGATCAAACGACAATCCTTATCTGTCAGCTGACTCTCAAAAGAATTTGCTGCAACCCCGCAGATTATCGTCTTATTTTATCGTATTAATTGAAAGCGGCACAATTACATACAATTTAGAATCACAAGACTATACGCTTACCGACGGGCACCTGCTTTTTGCAATGCCGAATCAAATTTTTACACCACCGGCCAAAACAGACAATCTTAAATATTTCAAATTGCTGTTTGATGAAAATACATTGGCCCTGTTGCCACAACAATATCCTTTTTTAGTCAACCCTTTCAACGCACCAACCATAGCTCTTGGCAGTGCGGCAAAAGAAAGAGTAATAAAGGTTTTCGGAATTTTAAACCAGATACTGTACTTAGACAAACAGGAGACCGACACAGAGATAATGTTAGCTTATTTGAGCTCATTGTTATCAGAATTAAACAGCGCCTATTTCAAAAACAAACAACCCGTTAATATCTTAAATCCAAACCTTTCAAAGTTTGTTGAGTTCAAATTAGTTGTGGAAACGTCTCTTACAGAGCAACCCTCCATCAACGCAATTGCAGAGAAATTAGCTTTATCTACCAACAGTTTATACCGGATTGTAAAAGAATATGCCGGCACATCGCCCAAAGACTATTTTATTAACCGCCTGATGGCGGAAGCCCAGAGAAAATTGCGCTATTCTAATATTTCTATCAAAGAATTGGCCTATGAACTAGGTTTTAATGACCCTGATTATTTTTCAAGGCTCTTTAAAAAAAGTACAGGAAAAAGTGCCAGTGAGTTTTTACCTAAGCAAGATTTGTCGGGAGAATAA